One part of the Eucalyptus grandis isolate ANBG69807.140 chromosome 10, ASM1654582v1, whole genome shotgun sequence genome encodes these proteins:
- the LOC104421022 gene encoding ribosome biogenesis protein NOP53 isoform X2: MGKVSKGSRKGKKAWRANISTEDIHDFFEKSTKDALSGGSLAAVPSESLFVVDKSRDLSVKRKIEKQREKVLRTDSVLQKNPFVQAVPSSVSNKSRKKRKEVVNTAGQGDNEDASVSASGMVDLWTGEFDGKLKKKSKPSVIPAVEVEPSGCSFNPSFESHQDSLACAVADEMQKVYKHELGPEPVPLTVQGEVIAEEDMYFLEADDGGDDDSGLENLDGDENKATENRSSKTKPVTRVKLNRRARRKDLLKKEAEAKKIEQLSKEIDSLPDIIQEIAKEDEEKQRRHLRRFVVQQEKLKSRPPRLGKHKFVPAPMQVLLSEEITGSLRQLKGCSTLAKDRFKSLEKRGLVVPTARNRRR, from the exons atggggaagGTGTCGAAGGGGTCGAGGAAGGGGAAGAAGGCGTGGAGGGCGAACATCAGCACGGAGGACATCCACGACTTCTTCGAGAAGTCCACCAAGGACGCCCTCTCCGGCGGTTCCCTCGCCGCTGTCCCCAGCGAGTCCCTCTTCGTCGTCGATAAGTCCAGAG ATCTTTCGGTAAAGCGTAAAATTGAGAAGCAAAGGGAAAAGGTACTTCGGACTGACAGTGTGCTGCAAAAGAACCCCTTTGTTCAAGCAGTCCCCTCTTCTGTCAGTAACAAAtccagaaagaaaagaaaagaagttgtgAACACTGCTGGTCAAGGTGATAATGAG GATGCTTCTGTCTCAGCTTCTGGTATGGTTGACTTGTGGACAG GTGAATTTGATGGCAAGCTCAAGAAG AAATCCAAGCCTTCAGTTATTCCAGCAGTAGAAGTTGAGCCTTCTGGCTGTTCATTCAATCCATCCTTTGAGAGTCACCAg GATTCTCTGGCCTGTGCTGTTGCAGACGAGATGCAGAAAGTCTATAAACATGAGTTAGGTCCTGAACCAGTTCCATTAACTGTGCAAGGTGAAGTTATTGCTGAGGAAGAT ATGTATTTCCTGGAGGCTGATGATGGGGGTGATGATGATTCAGGCTTGGAAAATCTGGATGGTGATGAGAATAAAGCAACCGAAAATAG GTCATCCAAAACAAAGCCTGTGACGCGTGTTAAACTGAATCGGAGAGCAAGACGTAAGGACTTGCTGAAGAAGGAAGCAGAAGCAAAGAAGATTGAGCAACTGTCCAAGGAAATTGACAG TTTACCAGATATTATTCAAGAAATTGCAAAAGAGGATGAGGAGAAGCAAAGACGGCATCTCCGGCGATTTGTTGTTCAACAGGAAAAACTAAAGTCACGTCCACCACGCCTGGGAAAGCACAA ATTTGTACCAGCACCTATGCAAGTTCTGTTATCCGAAGAAATCACTGGTTCCCTCCGCCAGCTGAAA GGTTGTAGCACTCTAGCAAAGGATCGATTTAAAAGCCTCGAGAAAAGGGGACTGGTCGTTCCAACAGCCAGAAACAGAAg
- the LOC108955532 gene encoding WAT1-related protein At3g28050 gives MDSIGVGVTTMFKAANSRGMSYHVFIVYAYGLAALLLLPAPFFTHKSRALPHLSLPIAAKLGLLGLVGYVQFKKLRVFQDVRPCIYHWRRPHQGMPVIGYVSDPTPPNVWAVALASREGSQFLEL, from the exons ATGGACAGCATCGGGGTAGGGGTGACCACAATGTTCAAAGCGGCCAACTCGAGAGGGATGAGTTACCATGTGTTCATCGTCTACGCTTATGGCCTcgctgctcttcttcttcttcctgctcCATTCTTCACTCACAA atcGAGAGCGCTTCCTCATCTCAGCTTGCCCATAGCTGCCAAACTTGGCCTTCTTGGACTTGTAGGGTATGTACAGTTCAAAAAACTACGTGTTTTTCAGGATGTGCGACCGTGCATCTATCACTGGCGTCGGCCCCACCAGGGGATGCCGGTCATTGGATATGTATCTGATCCCACCCCGCCCAATGTCTGGGCTGTTGCGCTAGCCAGCAGAGAAGGATCACAATTCTTGGAATTG
- the LOC104421020 gene encoding WAT1-related protein At3g28050: MARRRCDWYMEVLLFMAMVVIESICVGVYTLFKAATLRGLSHHVFVVYAYAVSVLVLLPAPFMSYRSRALPPLSLAILAKIGLLGLIGGLSQIMGYTGISFSSPTLNSALSNLTPALTFILAILFRMEKVSLKSSSSQAKIIGTILSISGAFVVTLYKGPPVITAALKWPFSFDLLLSSSSSNWVLGGAFLTAEYILVPLYYIVMAQIMEDYPAELTVPFFHNIFVCIIAAIVALAAEHDANAWRVSDVGLASVICSGLFAHCLRNCFHVWAIRLKGPFYVAMFKPASVVIAILMGFFFLGDALYLGSLIGAIIMSIGFYSVLWGKAKEETNEEPRESVTPSPPSQNVPLLPKHHQSH, from the exons atggcaagGAGGAGGTGTGACTGGTACATGGAGGTGCTTCTATTCATGGCAATGGTGGTGATAGAGAGCATATGTGTGGGGGTGTACACGCTGTTCAAAGCAGCCACCTTGAGAGGGTTGAGCCACCATGTCTTCGTTGTCTATGCTTATGCTGTCtctgttcttgttcttcttcctgcTCCCTTCATGTCCTacag ATCAAGAGCACTTCCTCCTCTCAGCTTGGCCAtactggccaaaattggtcttCTTGGCCTCATTGG GGGTTTATCACAGATCATGGGCTATACTGGGATTAGTTTCAGCTCTCCAACTCTTAATTCAGCCCTCAGCAACCTCACTCCGGCTCTCACTTTCATACTTGCCATCCTTTTCAG GATGGAGAAAGTATCACTGAAGAGCAGCAGCAGTCAGGCCAAGATCATCGGGACCATTCTGTCCATATCTGGTGCATTTGTTGTCACTCTCTACAAAGGTCCTCCAGTTATTACCGCCGCTCTGAAATGGCCTTTCTCATTTGATCTGCTTCTGAGCTCGTCAAGCTCGAACTGGGTCCTGGGAGGGGCTTTTCTTACGGCCGAATACATTCTTGTTCCATTGTACTACATTGTTATG GCACAGATAATGGAGGACTATCCAGCTGAACTGACCGTGCCCTTCTTTCACAATATCTTCGTGTGCATCATTGCTGCAATCGTCGCTTTAGCTGCAGAACATGACGCTAATGCTTGGAGGGTAAGCGATGTAGGACTCGCCTCTGTAATATGCTCG GGACTTTTTGCGCACTGCCTGCGCAACTGTTTTCACGTCTGGGCGATCCGCCTGAAAGGTCCGTTCTATGTTGCGATGTTCAAGCCAGCGTCGGTTGTCATCGCCATCTTAATgggcttcttctttcttggcgaTGCACTTTATCTCGGAAG TCTCATCGGAGCGATTATAATGTCCATCGGATTCTATAGCGTACTGTGGGGGAAGGCGAAAGAGGAGACGAATGAAGAGCCCCGAGAGAGCGTCACACCATCGCCACCCTCTCAGAATGTTCCTCTACTCCCAAAGCATCATCAAAGCCATTGA
- the LOC120288897 gene encoding WAT1-related protein At3g28050-like — protein sequence PAESTVIFLYNVVVSFMTAIVCLVTEPDMSAWRVWGIGLVSVIFSSFFGQCLNNIVHTWAIRLKGPFYVAMFKPLSNPVAVAMGVFFLGDRLHLGSIVGATILCIGFYIVMWGKAKEEMVEESAESRMESPPLQRVPLLR from the exons CCAGCAGAGTCGACTGTAATCTTCCTCTACAATGTGGTCGTGAGCTTCATGACCGCCATTGTCTGTCTAGTAACAGAACCTGATATGAGTGCATGGAGAGTGTGGGGTATAGGACTGGTCTCGGTGATATTCTCG AGCTTTTTTGGACAATGCTTAAACAACATAGTTCACACATGGGCAATCCGGTTGAAAGGCCCTTTCTATGTTGCAATGTTCAAGCCATTGTCGAATCCTGTGGCTGTTGCCATGGGTGTCTTCTTTCTTGGCGACAGGCTTCATCTTGGAAG CATTGTAGGAGCGACCATACTGTGCATCGGGTTCTATATCGTAATGTGGGGGAAGGCGAAAGAGGAAATGGTTGAGGAGTCTGCGGAGTCTCGGATGGAATCACCACCCTTGCAAAGAGTCCCTCTACTGCGATGA
- the LOC104421022 gene encoding ribosome biogenesis protein NOP53 isoform X1, translated as MGKVSKGSRKGKKAWRANISTEDIHDFFEKSTKDALSGGSLAAVPSESLFVVDKSRDLSVKRKIEKQREKVLRTDSVLQKNPFVQAVPSSVSNKSRKKRKEVVNTAGQGDNEDASVSASGMVDLWTGEFDGKLKKKSKPSVIPAVEVEPSGCSFNPSFESHQDSLACAVADEMQKVYKHELGPEPVPLTVQGEVIAEEDMYFLEADDGGDDDSGLENLDGDENKATENRSSKTKPVTRVKLNRRARRKDLLKKEAEAKKIEQLSKEIDSLPDIIQEIAKEDEEKQRRHLRRFVVQQEKLKSRPPRLGKHKFVPAPMQVLLSEEITGSLRQLKGCSTLAKDRFKSLEKRGLVVPTARNRRR; from the exons atggggaagGTGTCGAAGGGGTCGAGGAAGGGGAAGAAGGCGTGGAGGGCGAACATCAGCACGGAGGACATCCACGACTTCTTCGAGAAGTCCACCAAGGACGCCCTCTCCGGCGGTTCCCTCGCCGCTGTCCCCAGCGAGTCCCTCTTCGTCGTCGATAAGTCCAGAG ATCTTTCGGTAAAGCGTAAAATTGAGAAGCAAAGGGAAAAGGTACTTCGGACTGACAGTGTGCTGCAAAAGAACCCCTTTGTTCAAGCAGTCCCCTCTTCTGTCAGTAACAAAtccagaaagaaaagaaaagaagttgtgAACACTGCTGGTCAAGGTGATAATGAG GATGCTTCTGTCTCAGCTTCTGGTATGGTTGACTTGTGGACAG GTGAATTTGATGGCAAGCTCAAGAAG AAATCCAAGCCTTCAGTTATTCCAGCAGTAGAAGTTGAGCCTTCTGGCTGTTCATTCAATCCATCCTTTGAGAGTCACCAg GATTCTCTGGCCTGTGCTGTTGCAGACGAGATGCAGAAAGTCTATAAACATGAGTTAGGTCCTGAACCAGTTCCATTAACTGTGCAAGGTGAAGTTATTGCTGAGGAAGAT ATGTATTTCCTGGAGGCTGATGATGGGGGTGATGATGATTCAGGCTTGGAAAATCTGGATGGTGATGAGAATAAAGCAACCGAAAATAG GTCATCCAAAACAAAGCCTGTGACGCGTGTTAAACTGAATCGGAGAGCAAGACGTAAGGACTTGCTGAAGAAGGAAGCAGAAGCAAAGAAGATTGAGCAACTGTCCAAGGAAATTGACAG TTTACCAGATATTATTCAAGAAATTGCAAAAGAGGATGAGGAGAAGCAAAGACGGCATCTCCGGCGATTTGTTGTTCAACAGGAAAAACTAAAGTCACGTCCACCACGCCTGGGAAAGCACAA ATTTGTACCAGCACCTATGCAAGTTCTGTTATCCGAAGAAATCACTGGTTCCCTCCGCCAGCTGAAA GGTTGTAGCACTCTAGCAAAGGATCGATTTAAAAGCCTCGAGAAAAGGGGACTGGTCGTTCCAACAGCCAGAAACAGAAg GAGGTGA